The genomic region TTTGTcaactatacctcaataaagttgaaaaaatgcTATATTCACTTTCTAGTCATACTGAACATTCCATTaatgaaaacatctttattttagaCCTGAATAAGATACTTTCTCTTGATCCCATTCCCAGTGTTTTCCCTACTACTGCCACCAGAATGTTGTTCTTAGCTTATTTAGTTAATGCATGAATAGAGGTGTCCAATATATTTTGGCTCATCAATGTTTTGTTTGAAAGTTATTTCTTGTAGCTTTGATCaagacatttaaatttaataatctgGGCCCTGGCTTTGCCTGTGCCCTTGCTCTACACACGTGGAAATGTTTAAGCATCATCCTTAGCAATAGATCAGAACTGTAAGACCTGAGCCAGGAAATTCTCCTTTATCAAATGACAAAGTCCAAAGTCTAACTAAAAAGATCCAGGTAACAAAATGAGAAacaatttccatttaaaatgtaaatctccTCAAAGCTGGATGCTTTTATAAAGCTTGTGCCTATTGATTTTAACTTAAAGAAGCAAGAAATTGACCTCCCTGAAGGATTAGTTTTTTTCTCAGGTAGTTCTGCTGTTCATTCAAATCTCAGAGACTTTCcctttataaagaaactagaggcctggtgcatgaaattcgtgcacagggtgtgtgtgtgtgtgggggtccccctcagcccagtctgcaccctctcccatccaggaccccttgggggatgtccaactgctggtttaggcccaatactgGGGAttcggcctaaaccggcagtcagacatccctctcacaatcctggaccgctggcccctaatcgctcacctgcctgcctgcctggtcacccctaaatgccccccccccttgctggcctggtcacccccaattgccccctccctgctggcctagtcaccccttactgctctccctgctgacctggttgcccccaaccgcccccctctgctggtctggttgcccctaactgcccccccagccagcctggtcacccccaactgcccccccgccccgccagcctggtcacccctcatggcccccacaccagcctggtcaccccacgcagcctgtttgttcagtcgtttggtggtccctcactaagccccctgccggcctggttgccccatgcagcctgcttttcagtcgtttggttgttcctcactaccctcctgccggcctggtcataggcagccatcttgtgatgacatgagggttaatttgcatattacctctttattatataggaggatgctGGAGTTCTGCAAcatcaaattttgttttatacCAGAGTATTTTCACTCACTTATATATGTAAACTCTGCCTAATAACAACATACTAAACCTCTTAAGGCTCTTATATTTCTGAGCACATCTCAGATGTTAATACCTAGAAGATGTCTTAAGGAAAAAGTCCTTGGTATATTCAAACCAGTTTGCCTTTCTATTCTACttcaattcaaaatatttccagGTCAAAGTCTTTTCAGTTGTCTACACAGAATAtagtatgggggaggggggtaggtggggggggggggtgtaaattATAAAGATAGAATTAcagtcaacattaaaaaaatgggaGATTTCACTAACTGACAGGTGCTTAAGAAACTTCCATAGCAGAACTTTTTCCTAGCCATTtgcataattttaaacatttcttcaaTCATTATCTCCTTAATAGGACCAGATAACTCTTTAAAATCTGTCAGATCTATAGCTAAGAACCCTGTAAGTGAatagactaagaaaaaaatgttaagcagGAAACAagtatttcatttcattattccTATAAGTTAAAGTAATTGATTTGAAAATCATATCTTCCATTAACTTCAATCcaagtttagatttttttttcctcatcagtCAACAATTATCCTGAACTTTTCTGCTGGGATGCTCAGACTTcagatttcaagagaaacatatcTAACCCATTTTGGgatcaattttaaataaattaaatttgcaCTGATTTAAGTTACATCTGCTTCTGGAGTCTAAAATTttgatgcaataaaaaaaatactgtgtaaTTAGCACACAATCTCcacaaagcaatttttaaatctGTAGCATTAAGCAAACATTCAAATCCAATGTCAAAAGCCACAAATGAGAAGACTGGGAAATGAGAGGATTAACTTGACAAAGAGAGACAAAAAAGCAAGCTAGCATTTTTTGAATGCCCTTATACACAATATTTTGccttattttccctttaatataAAGTAATTGGATAAAAATTTCATGGTTGCTCCATGACAGCTGCTCCAAAACTCAAAAATCTCCCAGTATTTTTGTTATTAACCCCGAACAGTAGCTTGAGAAACAAAATCTCTGCTTGAATCTCTTGTAGGTCATCTTTTAAATTAAGATCTATGTAGTTCCACATAGCAGCTAGCTGCCAGAGAGACTATAAAATTAGGTGTCTACTGTAAGAGGGCAATTCCTTGAAGAGAACTAAAAGCCTGGGAATATTACCAGAGGGGCAGTAAATATGCATAAATATTCACAACGGTTAGACAACACTGTAGGTAAATTAAGATCCACCACTGATCCAAATCATTTTAGAGTTGGAAGAGAACTTAGAAATGATGAGAAAAATGGGACTAAACAGGTAAAGTGACTTTAATCTTAAAGTTATACAAAGCGGGGAAAATCCTGGTTTCCTGACTTCCAATTCACTGCCTTCCTTCtacaacagtggtcggcaaactcattagtcaacagagccaaatatcaacagtacaacgactgaaatttcttttgagagccaaattttttaaacttaaactatataggtaggtacattgttattaacttaattagggtactcctaagctggcctttgctaaaaactcaaggggccaaagagccgcatgtggctctcgagacgcagtttgccgaccactgctctacaaTATGGTTATTGCCTGTCAAGCAACTCTTCCATTTTGAGTCAAAACGTCATTCCAAGGGGCAAGAAATTAGTTACATGACCCCAGGGGTACTGTTCAGTGAAGGCCGACATTTATGTGAGTCTTTCTCAACCTTCCCTTCCCCAACACCCTCCTATCACTAACAGTACAGCACTACTCCAGGTACAGcagtttttaagattttcttcaaAGTGTACCCCTGGGTTACTCTTTCATCTTCCtcgtgtttttatttttattttttaaaccactcctttttttccccacacaTGGAAAATAAGAGCTCTTTCAAATCATTTTAATAACGTGGCAGTCAAAATATGAAAAGCAGActcaaatttgttttctttaagtgGGGGGTGCTACCATGATTGCTTCACACAAGCATGATCATTCTAAGGTAACGATGACACCGATTCCAAAGAGCAAGGGTGGTAAGAAGGCTTCAAGGCTCACAGACTGAAAAGCTTGGTTTCGGAAAAGTCTCAGAGGGGTCGCCGGTGGCAGGAGAGACATGAAATTTTAGGGACCTTCACAGTACAGGGCGCGGTTGCTGGGTCATCAGCACCTTGAAACGTTTCTTGATGGTGACTCGGTGTCGAGAGTATTTGTCGTCTGGGGAGAACCGAGCAGGATGGGCCGAGCAGGTCTGCTGTCCGATAGGATCAAACTTCTGCtcgaggaagaaagagaggacatAATCTCAGTACAGGAGTGATGAGAAAACGCAATCACCGGCATCGTAAGAGGCATGGAGGCTGGGATAGGGAAAGGGACCCGCGAAAAAGAGTCAACAGGAAGACAGGACGCGCGACGGCCACAACAAGCAGTCATACACTCCAGCTTCCACCACGCCGGGCTCCTGGACTTCCTAGTTCCCCTCACCCAGCGAGGCAACTCGGTGGCTAGTCTCAACCTCTCCTCCCCACCGACAATTCTCGCCAAGCCCATGGGCATCTGTTCCCTCTTCTCACCTTCAGGGTATAGACCCGGTCTCCCTGTTCATTGAGGTAATACTGGAGAAACATGATCTCGCTGAAGCAGGAGGTTCCAGCTCCGTCTGCACTTCTCTACTGAGGGCCTCACGTGGTCGTCGACTTTCTTCCGGTATAGCCGGAACTAGCTCTCAAGGCATGCCGGGAAATGTAGTCAATTGCGCGCCTCGCTCCGGCTGGGCAGAAGGCGGCGCACTAGTGCAGGACGTGGGCCCAGTGGCAACCAAGTTGCAACCTTGCAGCCATTGGTGCTCAGTTGCAACCTTGTAGGCTTTTTAAGACACGTGAAATGTGCCCATTGTGTGCCAGACATTGCTAGGCGTAACAGGGGGAAAGGGATGAATATAGGATGAACTTTAGTGAATAGAATCCTGTCTTTATCACAAGATGCGCACCCATTTCATGGGCATTGGGTTTCTAGTGACTGGAAAAACAAATGGCCCCAGGATTCAGAGCCCCTTTACcttagagaagaaagaaagatttctttcctcccctcttttACATCCGGTTCCCCGGCCCTATCTTAAAGTACTGGCGGTAAGAGTGCATGATGGGTATTCAATGTACCGCAAAGAGAGCGCGTGCAGTTATTTTATGAAACTGGTGAAGTATGTTTTAGTGGTCGAAccaagattcaaactcaggtctctACCACGAATTCAGCGCTCTTTCTTATAGTGGTGAGTAACTAATAATAACATAATAAGATCTACTTCCTAGgggaattttgaatattttaaagaacgTAGAAGTTCTCTTTTAGGGCTCtagtttaaagaaatgaaaattggaactCAGATAACATTATAAAGATGATcgttgcagtattatttataatcgCAAGAACATTggaatatatattacttttataaccagaaaaacctgaaagctctttttaaaaaaggaatatagtCATGTGTGAAAGGGTGATACCACCACCGGGTAATGAATTTCTGTTTGACGTTAGTGTTTCCAAAGTATTTGGTCCTGGGACATGAATTTCAAAGGTTGCTGCTGTTCATGTTCCTGATGATATTGAGAAGTGTTTGGAAAAGAAGCAGCAATCTATGTAACATCCTGTttctgttttaactttttttttctaaaatattctttcAATGATGATCAATGTAATTCAACACCTGACATATGCGTTCCTGAAAAGCTTTACATTAAAATATCTGACTTGCGTtgtcatgtaaaaaaaaaaaaaaaagaagaatataaatgTAATGATACAGACACATTTACTTGTAGTGCATAAAATATCTCTGCAAGATATTTCACAATAAACATAATATTGGTTTCCTTTAAGACAAAGCACTTGGGGTTCCAGAAGAAAGGAGTGGGAGGGAGATTGCTGTTTTGCATACTTTTACTTTAGAACCAAtagcatggtgaaggcctggagtggggcagggTCTGGGTGCAGGAGAAAGAGGCctgaaaataggggacatctataatactgtcagcaataatgaaaaaacaaaacaaaaccctacacatatgtgcatagcccatgaaTACAGACAATAAATAGTGTGGTGAGGA from Eptesicus fuscus isolate TK198812 chromosome 5, DD_ASM_mEF_20220401, whole genome shotgun sequence harbors:
- the NOP10 gene encoding H/ACA ribonucleoprotein complex subunit 3 produces the protein MFLQYYLNEQGDRVYTLKKFDPIGQQTCSAHPARFSPDDKYSRHRVTIKKRFKVLMTQQPRPVL